Proteins from one Falco cherrug isolate bFalChe1 chromosome 7, bFalChe1.pri, whole genome shotgun sequence genomic window:
- the CTXND1 gene encoding cortexin domain-containing 1 protein, with product MEGPTPEPVYVDVDKGLTLACFVFLCLFLIVMIIRCAKVIMDPYSAIPTSTWEEQHLDD from the coding sequence ATGGAGGGACCAACCCCAGAGCCTGTGTACGTCGATGTGGACAAGGGACTGACATTAGCATGTTTCGTCTTCCTCTGTCTCTTCCTGATTGTGATGATTATTCGTTGTGCAAAAGTCATCATGGACCCTTACAGTGCCATCCCTACATCTACATGGGAGGAGCAGCATCTAGATGACTGA